The genomic region CTCTGCAACACCCCGGTCCCCGTGAGGCGGGGGGAGATGCCCGATGTTGTGGTGGGTGAACACATTGACCGTGACTGCAAGTCCGACCCTGCACAGCGCAAGCGTAAGGTAGGAACCCAGCGCTCTCCACCTCGCTGCTGAGCTCCGCCGGGTCCCTGACGAAGGCCGGGGATGGGGTAAAAACAGCACACGACTCGTCCCTGCCCGATGTTGTCCTTGTTTGCTCAGGCCGAGGGCAGGAAGGGTGGGTGAGCTGGAGGTGCGTCCATCTCCAGGGCTTTGTGGTGCGAGTCCAGGGCTGAGGTAGCGATGGAGTGGAGCTGGGCAGCCACCTGGGACGTGAGGATGGGAAACTGCACGCTGCCATTAGGAAAATGCAATCAGCAATTAGCTGCCTCTTCTTGCCAGGAGAGGAAATTGCCGCAGGGAGCTGGGCCTGCAGGaatccagcccagcagcagctggagggctctgggctgtccccactgccctgccagggcaggcaggagtcCCTGGGCGAGGCggtctctctcctgctctgcattCTGTGATTATGAGAGACCAAAGCACTAGTAAATTACTAATAAACTATCTACAGAAAACTAGTATTTGGCGACAAACTCCAGAGCCCCACAGAAGGGGTACTGGGAGAGAAAGCTGGTCAGGGCCCAGAGCCTGGCAtagagggaaggggcagggcgTGTTCCTTTTCACCACTTCCACGTTGTCTTTCAGATCTTCACCAACAAGTGCATGAAGCCTGGCTGCAAGCAGAAGGAGATGATGAAGGTGATCTGTGACCAGTGCCACAAGAACTACTGCCTCAAGCACAGGCACCCCCTGGACCACGACTGCAGCGGGGCAGGACGTCCCCTCTCCAAAGCAGGGTGAGGGCCTGGGGACAGATGGGCTGGCAGGGACGGGGCTGTGTTTGCCAGATGGGTGACAGGGaagaagcccagctcctcctggcgccttGTCTGGGGCTGCTGCGTTCTCACACTCCCTGCCCTGGGTGTCGGCGTGTCCTCCAGCAGCATTAAGGTTTGTAGAATCAGCACAGCTGTATGCACAGCCTCTCCCCCCTGTAGCGAAAGCCACTGGTGCTGCCTGGtggttgttttgctgtttgcccAGCCCCTTATTCTGTAGCCCATGGTTTCTGCCTATCCTGGCAGAGTGTTTCAAGGAGAGAAACAGCACTTGAAACTCTTGGGCATAGCTGAGCCACAACATGGGTACtcttgggaggaggaggagcagggaggcatCTTGCTTATCTAGTGTCATGTCCCTGGGTATTCAGTGTCCAGGGACGGCTCATGATGGTAAAACAGTTGCTCACAGGCGTCCCATCTGTCCTAGGCACGCTGCGGTTGTGAGGGCCCAGGCATCCTCCTCCAAAACAGTCACCGCGTCGAGCAGTGGAGCTGCCCGGCCAGCAGACAGCccctcttctccagcctctgcCAGGTATGGTGACGGCCCGACTCGTAATTCTGAGATGGACGTGACCAGGCTCAGCTTGGCTCCCTGTGGGACGCAGGAGCGACAGCTCCCTGCTACCTGTGCATCGGCAGGGCTGCGTACCAGCCAGGGCTCCCTGCCTTGACAATAACCCAGCTTCTCTCCTGTTCGCAGAGGAGGTAGAGCAGCTGCATCGCAGACTCGCAGCACCTCCCCTCCGGCTGTCATGCTGCAGAACGGGCTGGTGAGTGGCCTGGCCTGGGTATTTGGGGTGGCTTTGGGTGGTTCCTGTGCCCTGGGGAGCTATTGCAGCAACTGCTTTGTAACCCCTGGTCTGTGGGTGACAGCAGTGCTCCCCAGCTGGGCTTTCCCTGGCAAACAAGGATCCCAGACACTTAGTGGGGTATCAGAGTTTGCTCTGCTGCTTGCGAATGGCAGCTCTCGGCTGTGCTTGGTGCTCAGCTTTCTCTAAAGGGACAAAGCGCACTGGCTGTTTTTCCTGGGTGttgtctttctcttctgcaagccaagggcagaggaggaggctggaagcTACTTCCCACTGGCATTCCTAGCATGCTCCCTGCAGTAGCAGGCAGGGCTGCATTCCCttgggcagggggagagagagcTGCAGGTCTGCCCTGACCCCAAGGCTTTCACCTTGGCTGTGTCTGGCCTTGGAGAGGGCAGATGTGCCCACCCTTGGCCGGGGAAGATTGTGCCGGCCGCCTGTCCCTCAGGGCTGCCTCCTTCCACCCCCGACCAAGCTGGTGATGAGATGTTTTGTTTCAGAGTGAGGAAGAGGCACTGCAGCGAGCTCTGGAGATGTCCCTGGCAGAGTCCGCACGCAGCTCGGCGCAGCCACCCAGGTACGGCCCAGGGACACGTGGTGTCATGCCCCAAGCCTGCGTGTGAGAGGTGCCCGGGGCAGCATCATGTGGCTCTGGGCTGACGTTCCTCTCAGCACGTGGCTCCAGATGATGCCTCTGTGAGGCTCACGGGGGTAAAAAAGGAAGAGTCCAGAGCCATCATGGAGCTCTGTTGAGCGAGAAAGCCCggtggggtgctgggaggggacagTGACTGCCAGCACAGAGTAGGGCAAACCATTGTCTGACTGCTTGTAAGTTAATGAGCCTGGCTAGAGCGTGACAGAGGCTGAGCAGGGGCGTTCACAGAGGACACCTGGGAGCCCATGTCCTCGGGCACATTACCTGGTGCTGCTAAAAGCACCATCTTACAGACTGGAGTTACCATGGTTCTCCTTGCCCCAGGGtgctggctgccagccccagccggaTGCTCTGGTCCCTCACCAACCCCTGGCTTGTTCAGGGTGACCCTCAGTTGCTCCCTGCCCTTAGCTGTCCTGGAGGGTTGCAGGGATCCTGCCACCCCGAAGGGCTCTGTGTGCTGGGCCGGTGAGGTTTGGGGAGCCTGAGTCACACGATGCACCGCTGTCCCCAGCAGcacgcaggaggaggaggatctggCACTGGCCCAGGCGCTGTCAGCGAGCGAAGCTGAGTACCAGCAGTCGCAGCGGCAGGTGAGTGAGGCTGGCTGTAGGCTCCACACCGTGGTGGAGTCGATCCCAGCCTGGCTGTGTCATGGTGGGGATCTTCCCTGGGTTCTGCTGCCTCTGGGCTCTGTCTAGGGTCACTTTTCTCACCGGGAGGGCAGCGTCAGCGTCGCTGCTGAGCACACAACCCTGGGGACTTGAGCACTGGACGTGCCCCCTTGTAGGACAGAGGAAACAGCTTGTCTTCCCTTGTTCACTGTGCGCTGCTTCTGTTCCAGACGCACGGTTCAAAGCCATCAAACTGCAGCATGTCGTAGGCAGGCTGTGCCAGTGGATGTGGCATCCTGCTTGTGacctgaggagcagctctggccTCCCACGTGGATGCCGTGGGGTTCTGGCCTGGACATTGACAAGAAGAGCCCCCCGCCAGGGACAGCTCATCTCCCTGGGGGCTGTAACCGAGCCACCAAACACACATTGACACCTCAGCCCTAGTACCTGTATAAAATCGGTGCAGCAAATTGCTGATGCTCCTGGAGAGGTGAAGACGGTGCAGGACGAGGCTGAGCACACACTGACCAAAGCAAGCAGCAGCCCACGGTGTGCATTTAGCCACAGCTGCTGTGGCTGTGTCCCAGCGCTTCTGGGACTGTGGGgtgagggcagagctgccccagaGGGGAAGTGCCATGTGGGGGACATCTCTGCATGCACGGACATACGGCTGGGATGTGGGAGGATGGATTTCACGCTGCAGGGAGGGACAGGCCAGCCCGTCACCAAAGAGCAACTGGGGCTGGGCCAATCTCTCACATGGGCATGGCACAGCTGGATATGCAGCCTCCCGGCAGCGTGaaggcagccccttccccactccCCATGGCCCTGGTGCCTCCCCTGGCGTTTGCATGCACAAGAGCACGTTGGGCCTTATCCAACTCGGCTGGGGCCCAGGACCTCTCTGAGACTGAATGGAGctgcatttcctttctgatttaaTTTAACAAGGGCCATTAACTGAAAAGTAACCTCAGCAGTGACTTGACTGGGCCGGCATCGCTCGTACGGGAGGACTGCATCTGccttcctgctcctggctgctctctgctgccatAAACTCTCCCAGGGCCCTGGTTTATTGCTGCTGGGGCAGGAACACCCTCCTTCCAGCTATGCTGCGGGGCGTGCcctcctggggagcagcagcacagaaaccctTCTTGCAACTGCAGCCCTGAGCCTGGAGCCAGCCCTTCCTTGCTGGTGTTTGGAGCCAGGAgctggggtgccaggggctgcccttggggtgggggggattcTTACAGCGGGGGATGTAGCCGTGCAGAGCAGTGCTGTTTTCCCACTCCCTCTCTCGAGCTTCCCTGCTGGAAGCGCTCCTGCCTGTGAGGCTGCGCCCAGTTCTGcgcagggctgggctgtcccgctctgagcagcagcatgcagctgggggggggggggggttatctGCTGGCAGTGCCTCCCCGGGGCGGGAGGTGGGATCAGGCTGGGCTGAGGGAATGCTGAGACTTTGTCAAAGCGCTGcttgggagaaaataaaagcatagcGCAAGCTGCGGAAGTGCTTTGGGGGAGCTTGGTGTCCAGCCCAGAGTGGTGCAAATCTGCAGATGGTGGCATGAGGAGGTGCAAGGGGGAGGACATGTGGAGGTGAAGCGGGCACCAGCTGCGCTTCATCCTTCCTTTGCCACTGGAGTGCAGCCCCCCCACcatgctgggatggggcaggcgCTGACAGCCTGCTTTGCCCCTCGCCCAGCTAAGCCCAAGGAGCTCAACCTGCCGTTTGACTCCACGGCACAGGCAGGAGCCCTGCCTTGACCCTGCCCAGAGCACAGCCCCCCTGGGCGGGGGGTCCTGCAGGCATGTACCCTGCCCAGAGCACACAGGCACGGAGCTGGGAAGGACCTGGTTTAAGAAACtacacaacagcaaaacaaaggagTACAAACGTAGTGGAGTGTCCAacccagcccctgcagctcctggggcaTGCACGGCCCTGGCCAACAGCTGGCAAAGGGGTCCCTGGCAGTGCGGGGGCCTGGGACCCGGGTCAGTGTCACAGCAGAGTTCCCGCCCGTGCTCATGGACCCTTCTTGCTGCCTGGAGGCTTCTCGGTGCGGCGCTCCTTGCTCTCGCCCTCGTCCCCAGCCTGCTGTTGCAGCCACATGCCGGCATACACGCCAcccttctgcagcagctcctcgTGCCTGTGGGGAGAGCGGAGGGGTGCAGGGTCCCGCGCTGGCCCCAGAGCCGAGGAGGGGGTCCCCGAGGGCAGAGGGTGCCAAGCCCTCCCCCTGTGCTCACCTCCCTCGCTCCACGATGCGCCCATCCTTGAGCACCAGGATCTGGTCTGCGCCCACCACGGTGGAGAGCCTGCGGGTAAAGGCAAGGTGTTAGCCTGGCTGAGAGGGGAGAgggacccggggcgggggggtttgCACAGTACAAGGAGCCACAATCGCAGGGGCCGTCACCTCCTGGGCAGGAGGACAGGTCTGCAAGTCCCTGTGCGGGGGCTGGCTGGCTCagagagctcagcacctcccgcATCAGCTTTCCCACCCCCCATCCCTACCTATGTGCCACAACGATGGTGGTGCGGTGGGCGCAGACCTTGGCCAGGGAGGCCTGGATGTTCCGTTCGGTCTCTGTGTCGAGTGCGGACGTGGCCTGTGGAAGAGGCAGGGTGTGGGGAAGGGTcgcgggcagcgcaggcagctactggggcaggggctgctgctgcagagccgggcgaggctgggctgggggccgTGGCCGTTACCTCGTCCAGCAGGATGATGCGGGGACCCTTCAGGATGGTGCGTGCGATGGCGACGCGCTGCTTCTCCCCCCCGCTGAGCTTCAGCCCCCGCTCCCCCACCTGGGTGTTGTATCCTGCAGGTACAACGGCAGGAACGTGCTGCGCTGGTGCCCTAcaagatggggatggggaccagGGCTCTGCTGCATGGCGGGGGGTCCTGCCGGGACCACGTTGCTGCCTGCCACAGCCTCAGCCCATCCCTACCCAGGGCTTCATTTAGCCCTGGGGGGACGGCAGGGGGAGGCAAAGCAAGGCAAAGGTTGCACGGGTGTCCCCGTGGGGGATGTCACGCAAGGACACCCATGAGGGCAGCTACATGATCATGGGGGACACCCTGGGACTGCAGGGGAGGGCAAGGAAGGGACTGCCGGGGGTTCTCACCATCGGGGAAGGAAAGGATGCGGTCGTGGATGTCAGCAGCCCGGGCTGCCTCCTGCACCTCCTGGTCAGTGGCCAGGATGCGTCCGTAGCGGATGTTGTTGGCGATGGTGTCGTTGAAGAGCACCGTGTCCTGGGGCACCACCCCAATGTGAGCGCGCAGCGACGCCTGCTTcacctggggaggtgggggggagggctCAGCCAGACCTCCCCCAAAAAGACCCCCCCCCCGAAACCACAATCCTACCCCTCAGCTGTGAGCCCAACACACCATCCATAGGGTGTCTGCTCCAGGGTCTCCCCTGGACCACAGGCACCTCCACCCTGCCGTGGGGGGACCCTGCCAGTGCCCCAGCTCTTCCTGGGGAGCCCTGGCCAGTCTCCAGCAGTTCAGCCCAGGGGTCCCACAGTTGCCCCACTCACCCCACTGACAGCATAGACATCAACCATCAACGGGGCTGCAGGGGCTCCGtgctcacccctgccctggggaggtgcCAGTGCCCACAGCAAGCGATGCTGTGAGgcccagagtcacagaatcacagaattgcctaggctggatcatcaagtccaaccatcaagctaactctgacaaaaaccatcactaaaccatgtccctaagcaccacgtctacccatcttttaaatacctccagggatggtgactcaaccacttccctgggccgtctgttccaatgtttgataacccttttggtgaagaaatttttcctaatatccagtctaaacctcccctggtgcaccttgaggccatttcctcttgtcctgttacttgggagaagagagcgaccccacctctctacaacctcctttcaggtagttgtggagggcgaGAAGGTctctcttcagcctccttttctccagactaaacaatctcAGCTCCTTCAggtgctcctcatgagacttgctctccagacccctcaccagcttcattgcccttctctggacccattccagcaCTTCAGGGCCTTTTTTGTGGTgcggggcccaaaactggacacagcactcaaggtggggcctcaccagtgccaagtacagggggacaatcactgccccagtcctgctggccacactattcctgatacaagccggGATgacgttggccttcttggccacttgggcacgctgctggctcatattcagacagcagtcaaccaatacccccaggtccttttccaccaggcagctctccagcccctcttccccaagccggtaacgctgcatggggttgttgtgacccaggtggaggacccggcacttggccttgttcaacctcacaccattggcctcgggCCGTCAATCtggcctgtccagatccctctgtagagcctttctaccctcaagcagatcaacattcccacccaactaggtgtcatctgcaaacttactgagggtgcgctcgatcccctcctccaggtcattgataaagatattaaatagaactggtcccagtactgagccctggggaacaccatttgtgactggccaccaaccggatttaactccattcaccacaactctttgggccctgCCTTCCAGAcggttttttacccagtgaagagtactcctgtccaaaccatgggcagccagtttctccataAGAATGCCGTGGAAGCCAAcatccacagcccccaggtcccTGGAGGCCTCCCACCCTCACCTGGGAGATGTCCTGCCCGTCGATGCGGATGCAGCCACCCCGAACGTCGTAGAATCGGAAGAGCAGGCGGATAATAGTGCTCTTCCCCGAGCCCGAAGGTCCCACCTGCATGTGGAGGTAAAGGGACTCAGAGACACCAGAGACCCCCAGTCTGCTGGAGgccaggggctgggcagggaagggctggccCCACTGGGGGTCTGTCCTTCCCACCCCCATATTTCCCAAccttcttcccccatcccatcctccagcagtgaacccacACCCGAGGTCCCGCTCTCACCAGGGCCAGGGTCTGCCCAGGCATCACAGAGAAGGAGACGTCCTGCAGGatttctttcctgggaaagggaGATGGAGAGGGGCTCAGGGCCACCTCCGCTGCCCCACATCCCCATGCCAGGCCCCATAGCCCAACTCGTCCCATCCCACCACCCTGTGCCCGCTTCGCCGTACCCATCCACGTAGCTGAAGTGCACGTTCTCAAACTCGATCCGCCCAGCCTCCAAGCGCAGGTCACCAGCATTCACCGCATCCTTCACCTGCCATATAGTGAGATGCAGCCTCAgagccagcctgtccccagggcaggatCACAGGACCATGCCAGGGAACGAGGTCTGGGAAAGTGGcacccacctcctgctcctcatGGAAGAGCTCGAACATGTTCTCCATGTCTACAAAGGAGTTCTGGATCATCCTGGAAGGGGGAAAAGTTCAGAGGGAAGGGTTTGGGGGAGCACATCCTGACCCAGGTGCCCATGAGGAGGGCGATCCCAGGCACCCTCACAGCTCCCGGCGTTACCTGTAGTAAGTCCCGAACCAGTTGAGTGGTGTGTAGAGCTGGATGATGTAGGTGCCAAAGAGGACGAAGTCCCCCACCTGGAAGGGACAGGGGAAATGTGTCCATAACCGACAGCCCCAGGGCCCCAAGGCGGCCAGGTGCTGCCCAGGCTGGCACCAGCTTTACCTGCAGCTTATTTTCGGTGACAAAGTAGGCACAGAGCAAGGACCCCGCCAGCAGCCCCAGGCCGATGACCAAGTTCTGAGTCTGGTTGAGGAGGCCCAGCGAGGCGCTCACCTTCCATTCCGAGACCTGGAAGAGGCAAGGTCCTCTGGGATGCTGCCGCCTCCAAACCAGACCCACGGTGAGCTCCACGCTCCCCGCAGGTGCCCGTGAggctcagctccttcctccctggtgctgctgctgagcacccTGTACCTGGTACTTGACGATGGCATCGTTAAAGCGGTTCACCTCATAGCTCTCCGCATTGTAGTACTTCACCTGCAGGACATAGAGCTGGGGTCAGTGTCTGgatcagccccctccccagcgccaAGCAGTGCTCAGCTCCCCGCCACTGCCTACGGTACCGTCTCAAAGTTGAGGAGCGAGTCCACGGCCCGGGACTTGGCCTCGTTGTCCCGCGTGTTCATGTCCCGCCGGTACTTGGTCCTCCACTCAGTGATGAAGATGGTGAG from Rissa tridactyla isolate bRisTri1 chromosome 7, bRisTri1.patW.cur.20221130, whole genome shotgun sequence harbors:
- the ZFAND2B gene encoding AN1-type zinc finger protein 2B isoform X2 gives rise to the protein MTLAPGPVLYSGFFLPWPLSPPCAPDPAHTALSSPSIARTGIVAWYLKTWKGLEERRELRDAAEGPPWLSPSRLGEGRKRRVEKEEEDGGQGRRMAETAPPAGRPAPSGRGDGRDSAWPRPRDAVPEVGAAAAAGAGAGPPWSSRTWAPTAPGPPASAWDVQVPVCPLCNTPVPVRRGEMPDVVVGEHIDRDCKSDPAQRKRKIFTNKCMKPGCKQKEMMKVICDQCHKNYCLKHRHPLDHDCSGAGRPLSKAGHAAVVRAQASSSKTVTASSSGAARPADSPSSPASARGGRAAASQTRSTSPPAVMLQNGLSEEEALQRALEMSLAESARSSAQPPSTQEEEDLALAQALSASEAEYQQSQRQTHGSKPSNCSMS
- the ZFAND2B gene encoding AN1-type zinc finger protein 2B isoform X1; translated protein: MTLAPGPVLYSGFFLPWPLSPPCAPDPAHTALSSPSIARTGIVAWYLKTWKGLEERRELRDAAEGPPWLSPSRLGEGRKRRVEKEEEDGGQGRRMAETAPPAGRPAPSGRGDGRDSAWPRPRDAVPEVGAAAAAGAGAGPPWSSRTWAPTAPGPPASAWDVQVPVCPLCNTPVPVRRGEMPDVVVGEHIDRDCKSDPAQRKRKIFTNKCMKPGCKQKEMMKVICDQCHKNYCLKHRHPLDHDCSGAGRPLSKAGHAAVVRAQASSSKTVTASSSGAARPADSPSSPASARGGRAAASQTRSTSPPAVMLQNGLSEEEALQRALEMSLAESARSSAQPPSSTQEEEDLALAQALSASEAEYQQSQRQTHGSKPSNCSMS
- the ZFAND2B gene encoding AN1-type zinc finger protein 2B isoform X3; amino-acid sequence: MEFPDLGAHCSWPACQRLDFLPLKCDACEQIFCTDHIAYAQHDCTSAYKKDVQVPVCPLCNTPVPVRRGEMPDVVVGEHIDRDCKSDPAQRKRKIFTNKCMKPGCKQKEMMKVICDQCHKNYCLKHRHPLDHDCSGAGRPLSKAGHAAVVRAQASSSKTVTASSSGAARPADSPSSPASARGGRAAASQTRSTSPPAVMLQNGLSEEEALQRALEMSLAESARSSAQPPSSTQEEEDLALAQALSASEAEYQQSQRQTHGSKPSNCSMS
- the ZFAND2B gene encoding AN1-type zinc finger protein 2B isoform X4, which codes for MEFPDLGAHCSWPACQRLDFLPLKCDACEQIFCTDHIAYAQHDCTSAYKKDVQVPVCPLCNTPVPVRRGEMPDVVVGEHIDRDCKSDPAQRKRKIFTNKCMKPGCKQKEMMKVICDQCHKNYCLKHRHPLDHDCSGAGRPLSKAGHAAVVRAQASSSKTVTASSSGAARPADSPSSPASARGGRAAASQTRSTSPPAVMLQNGLSEEEALQRALEMSLAESARSSAQPPSTQEEEDLALAQALSASEAEYQQSQRQTHGSKPSNCSMS
- the ABCB6 gene encoding ATP-binding cassette sub-family B member 6, yielding MAVLGGYCEGNSSIAQAWVQQGFQPCFFFTLVPTVLLSVCLLLGALQYACYVRFGRAMEPKYIPRSRLYHSQVLLSLLLALQPFGGLLWQVGGPGRLYGYMLLHACLWALSWGCAVALLQLEHTRVLAHDRTRGHGTVLLLFWALAFAAENLTLVCWRSPLWWWALEDTNQKVQFSFWLLRYVCTFMLFILGMKAPGLPRKPYMLLINEEERDVENSQPLLPDASGTTSTWKDFRRKLRLLVPYMWPRGNYRLQGLVLFCMALMGLERAINVFVPIYYKNIVNELTVGAPWHTLAWTVCIYVGLKFLQGGGAGSTGFVSNLRTFLWVWVQQFTNRQVQVQLFAHLHGLSLRWHLGRRTGEVLRSVDRGTSSINSLLSYIVFSIVPTIADIVIGIVYFTSVFSAWFGLIIFVCMSLYLTLTIFITEWRTKYRRDMNTRDNEAKSRAVDSLLNFETVKYYNAESYEVNRFNDAIVKYQVSEWKVSASLGLLNQTQNLVIGLGLLAGSLLCAYFVTENKLQVGDFVLFGTYIIQLYTPLNWFGTYYRMIQNSFVDMENMFELFHEEQEVKDAVNAGDLRLEAGRIEFENVHFSYVDGKEILQDVSFSVMPGQTLALVGPSGSGKSTIIRLLFRFYDVRGGCIRIDGQDISQVKQASLRAHIGVVPQDTVLFNDTIANNIRYGRILATDQEVQEAARAADIHDRILSFPDGYNTQVGERGLKLSGGEKQRVAIARTILKGPRIILLDEATSALDTETERNIQASLAKVCAHRTTIVVAHRLSTVVGADQILVLKDGRIVERGRHEELLQKGGVYAGMWLQQQAGDEGESKERRTEKPPGSKKGP